A genomic stretch from Hemicordylus capensis ecotype Gifberg chromosome 5, rHemCap1.1.pri, whole genome shotgun sequence includes:
- the HBP1 gene encoding HMG box-containing protein 1 isoform X2 yields the protein MFVLAIKRPSLIRWAGFLRKGEGGEVEGSLVMATGLSDNLKHPTMVWEVKTNQMSNAVQKLLLVVDNRTSGMNESLELLKCNENLPSSPGYASCDEHMELDDLPELQAVHTDSTPPALFQLNANVSHQEYSRPSWNQHTSSNSSESAYSCENGVNWLTELANIATSPQSPLMQCSFYNRSSPVHLIATSKSLHSYARPPPGSPQNDSGFSKHYMDETSIRHERTNSESESGIFCMSSLSDDDDLGWCHSWPPTIWHCFLKGTRLCFHKGRNKEWEDVEDLVRSTGCENEADESVGTCKGYGSDGLKLISHEESVSFGESVLKLTFDPGTVEDGLLTVECRLDHPFYVKNKGWSSFYPSLTVVQHGIPCCEMHAGDICLPPGHPDAINFDDSGVFDTFKSYDFTPMDSSAVYVLSSMARQRRASLSCGGSGGQDFERSECSTNCGPAPSSQISSNSLYSKVGKSHSSGTASTVSATSPNKCKRPMNAFMLFAKKYRVEYTQMYPGKDNRKGTFGFYSH from the exons TCAGATAATTTGAAGCACCCTACAATGGTCTGGGAAGTGAAAACTAATCAGATGTCTAATGCAGTACAGAAACTTCTGTTAGTGGTGGATAATAGAACTTCAGGGATGAATGAATCATTGGAATTACTGAAGTGTAATGAGAACCTCCCATCTTCTCCTGGATATGCATCTTGTGATGAGCACATGGAACTTG ATGATCTTCCTGAACTGCAGGCTGTTCACACTGATTCCACACCCCCTGCACTTTTCCAGCTGAATGCAAATGTCTCACATCAGGAATATTCAAGGCCTTCATGGAACCAGCATACCTCAAGCAACAGTTCAGAAAGTGCTTATTCTTGTGAGAATGGAGTAAACTGGTTGACGGAACTGGCAAATATAGCTACTAGTCCACAGAGTCCTCTTATGCAGTGCTCTTTTTATAACAG ATCATCTCCTGTTCATCTAATAGCTACAAGCAAAAGTTTACATTCCTATGCACGCCCTCCACCAGGATCCCCTCAGAATGATTCTGGTTTTTCCAAGCATTACATGGATGAAACGTCAATCAGGCATGAAAGG ACAAATAGTGAATCAGAGTCCGGCATTTTCTGTATGTCATCACTGTCAGATGATGATGATCTAGGATGGTGCCACTCTTGGCCTCCAACGATTTGGCATTGTTTCCTTAAAG GCACACGTTTATGCTTTCACAAAGGACGCAATAAAGAATGGGAGGATGTTGAAGATCTTGTTAGGTCCACAGGATGTGAAAATGAAGCTGATGAATCAGTGGGTACTTGCAAA GGATATGGTTCTGATGGTTTGAAGTTGATATCACATGAAGAAAGTGTTTCATTTGGCGAGTCAGTACTGAAATTGACTTTTGATCCTGGCACAGTGGAAGACGGCTTGCTTACTGTAGAGTGCAGATTAGATCATCCTTTCTATGTTAAAAATAAAG GTTGGTCGTCTTTTTATCCAAGTCTGACTGTGGTCCAGCATGGCATTCCTTgttgtgaaatgcatgctggaGATATATGTCTACCTCCCGGACACCCTGATGCAATTAACTTTGATGATTCAGGGGTATTTGATACATTCAAAag TTATGATTTTACACCAATGGATTCCTCTGCAGTCTATGTGCTAAGCAGTATGGCTCGTCAACGCCGTGCTTCGTTATCTTGTGGAGGATCAGGAGGCCAAGACTTTGAAAGATCAGAATGCAGTACAAACTGTGGGCCTGCTCCATCATCGCAGATTTCATCCAACTCTTTGTATAGTAAAGTTGGCAAAAGCCACAGCTCAGGGACTGCAAGTACTGTGAGTGCCACTTCTCCCAACAAATGCAAAAGACCAATGAATGCCTTCATGCTTTTTGCCAAAAAGTACAGAGTAGAATATACTCAGATGTATCCAGGAAAAGATAACAG GAAGGGAACCTTTGGATTCTACTCACATTAA
- the HBP1 gene encoding HMG box-containing protein 1 isoform X3: protein MVWEVKTNQMSNAVQKLLLVVDNRTSGMNESLELLKCNENLPSSPGYASCDEHMELDDLPELQAVHTDSTPPALFQLNANVSHQEYSRPSWNQHTSSNSSESAYSCENGVNWLTELANIATSPQSPLMQCSFYNRSSPVHLIATSKSLHSYARPPPGSPQNDSGFSKHYMDETSIRHERTNSESESGIFCMSSLSDDDDLGWCHSWPPTIWHCFLKGTRLCFHKGRNKEWEDVEDLVRSTGCENEADESVGTCKGYGSDGLKLISHEESVSFGESVLKLTFDPGTVEDGLLTVECRLDHPFYVKNKGWSSFYPSLTVVQHGIPCCEMHAGDICLPPGHPDAINFDDSGVFDTFKSYDFTPMDSSAVYVLSSMARQRRASLSCGGSGGQDFERSECSTNCGPAPSSQISSNSLYSKVGKSHSSGTASTVSATSPNKCKRPMNAFMLFAKKYRVEYTQMYPGKDNRAISVILGDRWKKMKNEERRMYTLEAKALAEEQKRLNPDCWKRKRTNSGSQ, encoded by the exons ATGGTCTGGGAAGTGAAAACTAATCAGATGTCTAATGCAGTACAGAAACTTCTGTTAGTGGTGGATAATAGAACTTCAGGGATGAATGAATCATTGGAATTACTGAAGTGTAATGAGAACCTCCCATCTTCTCCTGGATATGCATCTTGTGATGAGCACATGGAACTTG ATGATCTTCCTGAACTGCAGGCTGTTCACACTGATTCCACACCCCCTGCACTTTTCCAGCTGAATGCAAATGTCTCACATCAGGAATATTCAAGGCCTTCATGGAACCAGCATACCTCAAGCAACAGTTCAGAAAGTGCTTATTCTTGTGAGAATGGAGTAAACTGGTTGACGGAACTGGCAAATATAGCTACTAGTCCACAGAGTCCTCTTATGCAGTGCTCTTTTTATAACAG ATCATCTCCTGTTCATCTAATAGCTACAAGCAAAAGTTTACATTCCTATGCACGCCCTCCACCAGGATCCCCTCAGAATGATTCTGGTTTTTCCAAGCATTACATGGATGAAACGTCAATCAGGCATGAAAGG ACAAATAGTGAATCAGAGTCCGGCATTTTCTGTATGTCATCACTGTCAGATGATGATGATCTAGGATGGTGCCACTCTTGGCCTCCAACGATTTGGCATTGTTTCCTTAAAG GCACACGTTTATGCTTTCACAAAGGACGCAATAAAGAATGGGAGGATGTTGAAGATCTTGTTAGGTCCACAGGATGTGAAAATGAAGCTGATGAATCAGTGGGTACTTGCAAA GGATATGGTTCTGATGGTTTGAAGTTGATATCACATGAAGAAAGTGTTTCATTTGGCGAGTCAGTACTGAAATTGACTTTTGATCCTGGCACAGTGGAAGACGGCTTGCTTACTGTAGAGTGCAGATTAGATCATCCTTTCTATGTTAAAAATAAAG GTTGGTCGTCTTTTTATCCAAGTCTGACTGTGGTCCAGCATGGCATTCCTTgttgtgaaatgcatgctggaGATATATGTCTACCTCCCGGACACCCTGATGCAATTAACTTTGATGATTCAGGGGTATTTGATACATTCAAAag TTATGATTTTACACCAATGGATTCCTCTGCAGTCTATGTGCTAAGCAGTATGGCTCGTCAACGCCGTGCTTCGTTATCTTGTGGAGGATCAGGAGGCCAAGACTTTGAAAGATCAGAATGCAGTACAAACTGTGGGCCTGCTCCATCATCGCAGATTTCATCCAACTCTTTGTATAGTAAAGTTGGCAAAAGCCACAGCTCAGGGACTGCAAGTACTGTGAGTGCCACTTCTCCCAACAAATGCAAAAGACCAATGAATGCCTTCATGCTTTTTGCCAAAAAGTACAGAGTAGAATATACTCAGATGTATCCAGGAAAAGATAACAG